The sequence AGCAAGTCCTTAAAGAACTGGGATTCAGAGAtatctttaagaaaataaaggtaACATTAACTGCAATATGGGATTCTGTGTGCAAAAGGCTTATACTATTCAGTTAAAATGTTGGAGAAAAGCAtgcatgtattttattataggGGTGAAATAATGTAACATCTGACATGAAGAATACAGTGAAATTTAATGGCATTCTTCTCTTAATGTTGTTGGCTAGAGGCCTAATATATATTAACCAAAGTTGAAGAAACTTAACATCATTAGTCTTCAATAGGAGGGGGAGGGGGGATGGTCTTGTGACTATCAATGAaccatgttgttttaatttGCTCAAGATTTGTAATTCCTCTTTGATTGAATGAAACAGGATGTAGAGAATGCAAATGCCATATCCCTATTTGAGAATGTTGTTCGTCTTAATGATGCCATTGAAGATGAAGGGAAACGACTAGAGAATTTAGTTAGAGGAATTTTTGCAGGGAACATATTTGATCTTGGTGCTTCACAGGTAGGTTGATTTTCTGTATGTAATTTTGGTCACTTCTGTCGTAATGATTCTCAGTATAATAAATCCCACAAACTGTGAATAGGTTCAGTTAAGAAATTAACCAAACTCTATGCAGAATTGATTTAATACTCAAGGAACAGTAGCTGTAAACTTGCATTCAGTAACAGTAACAGAATTTCATAAAAATGACTTATGTTGAATTAAGGTtccagagaaagaagaagaaagttcaGAGAAAAGGAGGAAAATATCCAGAGAGGGACAGGGGATATGTTCTGAGCATTTTCTTGCCTAGTTCTTTTCCCCTTCCGCCAGTGTCTTAAATCCTTTGGTTAGAAATCTTCCTTCTGATGCTTTAAGTTGTAACAAGCTGATGAGTCATCAACTCTTATCTCACATGCTGCAACTGATTTATCTCATTCAGCCTCTGACCTGGCACCTGATTCAACTTCATTCATTACATGTCAATAACTAAAACCATATGAGTCTTGGAATAGACTGGACCAGCCTACCTGTTCATGCAAACATTAATTTTAGTTGCTTAATGTTCCTTGTTACTGTATCAACCCTTTATTGCTCCACTTTCCCATTGTCTGGTTTGGTTTAGTCACTATTCAATATTGGAGTGCATGGTGTGGCTAATGATGATTAGAATATGATGATCCTTCGCTACCTTCGATTGACATTTGACAGTACTTGGCTAGTTGTTAGTGGCATTTACTCATTTTCTTATCTATCATCCATGTACAGAACCATAGGCTGACAATTTGAGTAGGAAACCAGATATAGTTCAAAACTAACTTCATACTAAATTTATTTGCCTAATTGAAGAAGacagtttttgttatttattacaATCATGGCAGAGTTTGGACCTTGGAGGATTATATAACTAGCTTTAGTTGATCGTTACCTTTTTCTTCCCTCAATTTCTTGAAGCTTGCAGAGGTTTTCTCTAGGGATGGAATGTCTTTTTCGGTTACTTGTCAAAATCTTGTCCCTCGACCTTGGGTTATAGATGATCTTGAAACTTTCAAAATGAAATGGAGCAAGAAGTCCTGGAAGAAGGCAAGTGTCATTTGGCTAATGAAATATACAATTTTATGATGCATTTATGTCTTCTGCTGTATTTTGTGCAGAGGTGGTGTCCTAATCTCTTTTACGTTGGCAGGTAATCATATTTGTTGATAACTCTGGTGCAGATATCATTTTGGGTATTCTGCCATTTGCAAGGGAGCTACTTCGGCATGGGAGTCAGGTTTGCCAgcatttttttccctctttcaTTTGAGTTTTTTGGTTAGGCTGTTTAAAACCTATACCATAACTAAATATTGTCATTTGTGGTCCATCTTTCTTATGTTTTACTTTTGGTTTTCAAATGGGGGAGGCACAGGGAAGGATAGTGGTAGCCTTTTTATCATTGAGCACAATAGATCAATGTCTTGAAATACTTGGAATTTGTTTTGCATTATAGGAATATAGAGGAACTaatgattttgttaattttaaataatttattttaagtattttaactAAATCAGCTTGACTCTTATTGGTGGTTGACATGATTCGTTTTTAGGACTGCCTTGTTTTAGGTGTAATGGTATTTATCCATTTTTGAGGTTTTGTACTTctgtttgaaattgaaattgcttTTCATGTGCAGCTCTTATGATTGCATGCTTCAACATATTTTATGTGATCTGAATGCAGGTTATATTGGCTGCTAATGACTTACCTTCCCTCAATGATGTGACTTATGCTGAGCTACTTGAAATTATATCAAAGGTATCAAACAATTAGGTCTGGTAGTTTATGGTACAACAAAGTTCTTTCCTAACTCTATCATGTTGATTGCCAGttaaaggatgaagaaggaTGTCTCATGGGTGTCAGTACTTCAAATCTTATAATTGCCAACTCTGGAAATGATTTACCTGTaagaaaattagaagaaatTTTCTGTTATATTAGGAAAGTTCTGGTTTCTATGTAGTTATTGGCCTATGATGTCAGTTCATTGACTTGcttctttcttgttttgttcAATGGATTCCAGGTTATTGATCTTACAAGGGTGTCACAGGAACTTGCATACCTTGCCAATGATGCAGATCTTGTCATCTTAGAAGGGATGGTAAGCTCTTCCTTCCACATTATATATGCTTTCTGTTGGGTTAGACTAATTGCATATTCCCACAGTTGTGTTGAACAAGTACTAGTAAGCTCTATTTTTGGGTTCTTAGTTTCTTCAACTCTTGTTCCAATGAGGCCTCTACATACACTTATGCACTGAGCCTTGTCAGATATTGGTGCTTCATAAATATTAAACactgaattatttattttgacagGGTCGTGGAATAGAAACAAATCTCTATGCTCAATTTAAATGTGATTCCCTCAAGATAGCTATGGtaatacattttttcttctttttttttacttgcttcttaacaaatgaaaatttgaattctgATGATTTCTAttcttatttcttttgtcattattTTATAGGTAAAACATCCTGAAGTTGCGGAATTTCTTGGGTCACGTTTGTATGATTGCGTGATCAAATATGATGAACTTTAGAGCTTAAAATTAAGGCTGATTCTTTACTTTGATAAATACCTAACACTACATTTGCAATTAGTCCAGGCTTATTGTTTCAACTGCATATGCTTCCAACTTTCCAagtaatcaaaattcaaaaacttaATTTCTCAATTCTTACAATGACTATTTGCTCCAACGTTTATAAAACTTTAGAGTTCACGAAGTTATAGAGATTGTTgagttgaaaaattatttcGTTCATTTACTTTCAATTATTGCGAAACATTTTCTATATCATATTGTAAATACTTTGAGTATAGACTATCGTTTATTATGACTGATCAttcattgaaaatattataaggtttgtgtttttattaaaaCTTAGTTTGTTGTATGAGCTTGAAGAGAATTGAGATTGTGCCTAGAGAGACAAATGAAAGAATTCTTTAGATTATTTATTGGAGAAGCAACTGAGAAAAAATAGTAGAACATTATCTAGTGAGAAATATTGATAGAAAGTTAGCATTAAAAGTAGTATTAGGTTGTGAGAAAAatcagtataaaaatattatgtgcACCCTCTTACCCCATTACTTATTCTATCGCACTAACATAGAAGGTAAGTTAGCATTATGGTTGAAAcacttttgattttaaattctaaaggttttataaaattgaacatCATCCGTCAGATGACAGTcctttcttacctttgtctaTTTGTGTGTTCAAGCATTTCAAAGTTTTAATATTATCTACTTtagaattgttttaaaaaaatatttgtaaaacaCACACAATTCAGTCCCCTGTATAGCTTTCTTTTGTCTTTACAACAATTATACAAGTTTTTCTCATGCACTCTTTACAAATTACATTTACCTTGAATTTAACATGTTCCGCTAAACTTCATTTTTGAGGAATCAATTTTTCTCTTGTTAGTTTGTGTGTTGTGAAAATGAAGAATGTTAATGTTTGTTCAATTTTCAAGaatattcttttaatctttattaatagttatataaatattattttgttttttattttataattttttataaaaaatctttaatagtatattctttttttgttacttATGAGACTTATTTTTCATCATGTTTATGATTCTTCTTGATCATCAATTGAGTTTCATAgtttttatgtaaatgaattaataaaattgtttatgtATTGGTTTagcaaaaaatagtttaaaattgtgtttgaaaattgaaactaTTATTGTTTTAGAAGATCATtttgacttattttaaaaacataaatgacaAGTGTATTTGAcgcttatattaattatatttgtttccaTTAAATGTGAATGAGTACTTCACATGTTAGTTTGAATCAgattttggaaaaatgaaatttagttcacatgttaattttcattggtttgaatttctcaaattaATTTAGTTCAATTCGGATCAATTAGGTCTCCTACTCTgtaaatgtgtaatttttttttctaaaagaaagaaaatgtatCATTTTGTTCTAAAATTTGCGCATAGTGTTGTCATTAAAATGTGTAAACAATATATTTTGTTGTGATTTACTTGCATCAACTAAATAATAGCAAAAATTAGGTACCATGCATAGAGAAGGTGTTTGTTGATGTTAAATTCAGATCTTGGAGTTGGATCAAGGCAAAATACCCAAGAGCTTCGTTCTCTTTTTATCAATGGCATGTGGAACCTATCCTTTGCTTGAAGGAACTTGGGTAGCTCTGTTAGGATCGAGCTGATGGGTATCCCTAACCCATTTTGAATGTCTTATTTTCTgtgttttcttttactattttcttttgTGTACCTCTGTTAAGATGTTTAGATCACTTATTGTGAGTTCTTTTCAGCTCCTTCTTTAATGAAATTCatctttgccttccaaaaaaaaaataatagcaaaaattacaaaaacaaatatattattatatttataccaTACAACTCGATgcataataattgataaaaaaattacattgttggttttgttatggAAAAGATTTCCTTGTATGCAGAGGTGACCTAGTCTAGAGCACTCAAGTGAGGTGTGTTGTTTAACATGCCGTTCTAGGTCAATGTGCTCATTACTTATCAATGCTCGATGAGTTTCCCTCTCCCTCTCTGTTATTGAGTCATTATGGTGTATCAAAATGTTTCATTATATCTTAAAGATTTCAGTACATAATTATTCACATAATATTTTATGGGACGATCACCCTTGGAGATGATTGGATTAAGCCTAATGTATACGGCATTGATCGGCCAAAGACCCTATAAAGAGGGTTATGGATTGAAACACGAACCAATCTAAGAGGATATACAGTCCCCTAGTTTCAAGCACGAGGTACATAGAGATTAACTGTGTCGGGATCTAAATACGATCCGATCCATGGGTATAGGTTTGGTTCGGGTTTATGGGGTTTGTAAATCACAAATCTGATATTTGAATCGATCACCATTGGATTTAATTGATTTGGTTCGGGTTAGATCTGATTAGGTGAAAAATTCCAACTAATTTAACTGGTCTGGGATGGATTCTTGGATTGGTCAGGTTGATCCAAACCGATTAACACTCTAACCCTGATGCTTCTTTTCTTTCCCCAAAGTGGCGGATACAATCCATATATGTGCAAAACAAACTAAGCAAGctgaaaaaagaagacaaacgCTTTACAGTGCGTGTGCTTTAATAAACTGAATGAGACGTATTCCATAAGGAAATGGATTCGTATAAATGGCTATGATTAAAGCAAGATTCggcttttctatttttagttgCAATTTTCTTTGCCAGACCCTTAGTAAGAAGACACACAACTAACTCCCGAAAAGATAAGAGCATCGGTGAATTGCAACAAGGATGAAGAGCATAAACTAATTACCCCATAGACATAGCTTGGGTGGTGTTAAAGTCAAACTCCTATAAGAGATCAAATTATCGCATGTCTGTCTCAGGTATCAACACGGCtaaaattatgagaaataaTCATTGATCTCTAACTCTCTTCAAAGTGGTATTCTAGAATTCAAATGCTTTGGATAGCTAGCTTCCATTATCTGATTACCTAACCCAAATAAATAACACTTGCTTTGGGAAGCATTATTTAAGTTACCAACTTGGATAacggtgtttttattttttttaacaagtgtAATTTTAGGTGTGATTCGTATAACATTTTGTAAGCATTATCTGAAGTTACACGGTGCATGTTTAGATAGTCTTATGCACTTTTAAGCGCTGGCTGATGAAAAAAATGGTACTATATCTGAAACACTTTTTGAAATAGTGGAGTGCTTGACATTATATGTACATTCTTAGGTCAAACATTCAttcttgttattgttatttgtgGTAGTGGGTGGGTGAGAGTGGGTGTTAACATTTCCACGTTAAGGTTGTTATTATCTGAGAGTAATTTGGCATACTGTGAGTTGTTTTTGGCGAAAATTTGGACAGAACATTGGTCGAATCCAATTCCAAAGACGCCAAGAAGCCATTTTGGTGGTGAGCTAATGATATGATATATGGACTCAATCTTAGACAGGTCCTTGTGGCACTACAATAATTCCTCGACCAAGTTTTGAGTTTTTGTTTGAATGTTGGTTTCATAACAGATTGGAACCCCACGAGTCCATGGTTGCTCCCTTCTGTGCCTTATTATGCACAATCAATGTTCTAcagtttcttttgtttttcttaattttggcATCCCAAGCCAATATGCATCAGACACTATTTGATTCTAGCTCCTCATGCTTGGATTTGGCGGAATACAGGCTATTGTTGGATGCTTAAGTAGAGCCTATTTGGAAGATATTTTACTAATGGGTTAGGAATCCAAAATAACGGCCTCTATCATTCTTTTATGAATCGaatcattttatttcatcttctttttggacttaattatcaatttgttctccaaattattttaaaagattcaaaTCCCTCACTTTCATGGCATAAAAACCCTTTGATTCAGCACGCTTGACACCGTAACTGTGTCCATCAACCTTCAACGCCTCCTCCGCATTCCTTAGCGCCAAACCGCGAGTACAAATGGATCAAAGAAGCAGCCACATACACATCTTCAAAACCAACTATGTATTCCAAACCCGAGATTCAGAGCGAATTGGTGGCTTTTATGGCGGAGATTTACCAGCATTCAGAACCTCATTCTTGTTAACAGATATGTGGAAGGAGAGATAAATATAAGTTCAAGAATTGAATcgagaaaataatataatttatcaacCTAATTAAAAACTGTCAAAAAAATTCAGAGATCtaccaattaatttaaaatttttaaataataaaataacataaattacaataaaccatggtataaaaaatgttaattaatataaaggactaaattatatgtttttaagataaaatttaataataattagaaaaaataatatatgcctGTGTAATCCTTAAatgagtaattttatttttatcttaattttttggattaaattaaaaataaaaaatattttaaagaaaaatatatatgttcaaGCTAGTTTTTTcaccattttatttttactaattttggACCGATTTTGAtattagtcatttttttttggttaacaGATCGGTCAGTATATTGGTTTTCAATCAAACTAACcagcctattttttaaaactactaCGATATAGTGTAACGGTAAAACCACAAAGAGATATAATTTATTtgcattataaatttataatgacaTGGAATATTCTAACAGATTCATTCAACAATACATATACCTGTCACAACTAATATTTCATTATCtattaaacaaacaaatatatcaTTATCAACATTATCTAAAACTTAAACCACATTaatcatttcaatttttggCAAACAAAATCTCATAAATAATTGGTGTTTCGTGAAACTTGATATGTATAGCGATATCAAAAGAAATGAGGATAAACCTATGCTCATTCAGTATTAGAGACACAATTAACATGGAGCGTCAAAGGTTATTACACTTTTATTCACGAAATGAGGATAAACCTACGCTATTTTTTATTCACGAATAGTTTTCACATGGCATGCTATATATGTTGGCAAGTTCGGTTATCGTAGAATTAAAgtcattataattattacacTTTTACAAAGCCAAACTAGGAAGGAGGGATTATTGATTGTGTGTTTGAATTATTATCTGTACCTTTCTTGTTG comes from Glycine soja cultivar W05 chromosome 20, ASM419377v2, whole genome shotgun sequence and encodes:
- the LOC114403354 gene encoding uncharacterized protein At2g17340-like, yielding MGSISQPQLVPFPLLMNGNYTASTIPWRLPSDDPSIPTPIELSWLNLFLNTIPTFKKHAESDTSVPDAVNKAEEFAQRFARIIEDFKKDPASQGVPLDVLLPCRLREQVLKELGFRDIFKKIKDVENANAISLFENVVRLNDAIEDEGKRLENLVRGIFAGNIFDLGASQLAEVFSRDGMSFSVTCQNLVPRPWVIDDLETFKMKWSKKSWKKVIIFVDNSGADIILGILPFARELLRHGSQVILAANDLPSLNDVTYAELLEIISKLKDEEGCLMGVSTSNLIIANSGNDLPVIDLTRVSQELAYLANDADLVILEGMGRGIETNLYAQFKCDSLKIAMVKHPEVAEFLGSRLYDCVIKYDEL